From a region of the Fibrobacter sp. UWR4 genome:
- the tmk gene encoding dTMP kinase encodes MKTARRFFSLEGIDGSGKSTQIDMLVSALESEGYQVVRLREPGGAKISEQIRGILLDPAFKGVMGNDTELLLYNAARAQVIHEIIRPALAAGKVVIADRFAWSTFAYQGYARGLGADKVQRLTELTCGDCFPELTVVIDISVKCSRERTSKRGEAPDRLESEKAEFFEKVREGYLAAARDYSDCVSAINGERTPDEVFADLIKLVKAKLA; translated from the coding sequence ATGAAGACTGCAAGGCGTTTCTTTTCATTGGAAGGTATTGACGGTTCCGGCAAGTCGACACAGATCGACATGCTGGTGTCCGCTCTTGAGTCGGAAGGCTATCAGGTAGTGCGTCTGCGTGAACCCGGTGGTGCAAAAATCTCCGAGCAGATTCGCGGCATCCTTCTGGACCCTGCCTTCAAGGGCGTCATGGGAAATGACACCGAGCTGTTGCTGTATAACGCAGCACGCGCCCAGGTGATTCACGAAATCATCCGTCCCGCTCTTGCTGCTGGAAAGGTGGTCATCGCCGATCGCTTTGCGTGGAGCACTTTCGCCTACCAGGGATACGCCCGCGGTCTTGGTGCCGACAAGGTGCAGCGCCTTACGGAACTGACCTGTGGTGACTGCTTCCCGGAACTGACTGTGGTCATTGACATTAGCGTTAAATGCAGCCGTGAGCGCACCTCCAAACGTGGGGAAGCCCCCGACCGCCTGGAAAGCGAGAAGGCTGAATTTTTTGAGAAGGTTCGTGAAGGCTATCTGGCTGCGGCCCGCGATTACAGTGACTGCGTTTCCGCCATTAACGGCGAACGTACTCCGGATGAAGTCTTCGCGGATCTCATCAAGCTGGTAAAGGCGAAACTGGCTTAG
- a CDS encoding DUF1349 domain-containing protein, giving the protein MTISKDLWKWTREPAEFKIDDDRIEIVTAPHTDLWQRTYYHFRNDNAPVLQINTADKFFSFTVKTEFHSKRRFDQCGVVVYLDSENWLKASIEYENERFQHLGSVVTNMGYSDWATTEVSADIKSMWYRLSRREDDFCIECSEDGVRFRQMRICHMHKAVAEIQFGIYACSPEDSSFKAIFTDMVKSECKWLPHNGQQPDKI; this is encoded by the coding sequence ATGACTATCAGCAAGGATCTCTGGAAATGGACCCGCGAGCCTGCCGAATTTAAAATCGACGACGACAGAATCGAAATCGTCACGGCGCCCCACACGGATCTTTGGCAAAGGACCTACTATCATTTCAGAAATGATAACGCCCCTGTCCTGCAGATCAACACCGCAGACAAGTTCTTTTCCTTTACCGTAAAAACGGAGTTTCACAGCAAGCGTCGTTTTGACCAGTGCGGAGTGGTAGTTTACCTTGATAGCGAAAACTGGCTCAAGGCATCCATCGAGTACGAGAACGAAAGATTCCAGCATTTGGGCAGCGTGGTCACAAACATGGGTTACTCGGACTGGGCCACTACAGAGGTCAGTGCAGATATCAAGTCCATGTGGTACCGCCTCAGCCGCCGTGAAGACGATTTCTGCATCGAATGCTCCGAAGACGGCGTTAGGTTCAGGCAGATGCGCATCTGCCACATGCATAAGGCTGTTGCAGAAATCCAATTCGGGATCTACGCCTGCAGCCCTGAGGATTCCTCCTTCAAGGCAATCTTTACGGATATGGTAAAAAGCGAATGCAAGTGGCTCCCCCACAATGGTCAGCAACCGGACAAGATTTAA
- a CDS encoding NYN domain-containing protein produces MENEQLEQRIALFIDCDNASVKAIYGIMEELAKYGETGIRRAYGNWTEKNPWEEVLHDYAIQPFQQFPYTKGKNATDMAMAIDVMDILYSEDIDIFAIVSSDSDFTPLAMKLRAKSKMVIGFGEEKTPSPFIHSCNLFVFTDKLDEMGGMDDIPEMIEPKDEKKDKKKLRSDTKLMNAIRQAIAESKDDDDWALAAKVSQQISRRTSMSPKNFGYSTWPKLIHATESFEERKNAKGHQEFKLKVKSSK; encoded by the coding sequence ATGGAAAACGAACAGCTGGAACAGAGAATCGCTCTTTTTATTGACTGCGACAATGCAAGCGTCAAGGCCATTTATGGCATCATGGAAGAACTGGCCAAGTATGGTGAAACTGGTATTCGCCGCGCCTATGGCAACTGGACTGAAAAGAACCCCTGGGAAGAGGTTCTTCATGATTACGCTATTCAGCCTTTCCAGCAGTTCCCCTACACCAAGGGAAAGAACGCAACAGACATGGCAATGGCAATCGACGTGATGGACATTCTGTATTCCGAGGACATCGACATTTTCGCCATCGTCAGCAGCGATTCCGACTTTACGCCGCTAGCCATGAAGCTCCGCGCTAAATCCAAGATGGTCATCGGCTTCGGCGAAGAAAAGACTCCAAGCCCCTTCATTCACTCCTGCAATCTTTTTGTCTTTACAGATAAACTAGATGAAATGGGCGGCATGGATGACATCCCGGAAATGATCGAGCCCAAGGACGAAAAGAAGGACAAGAAGAAGCTCCGCAGCGATACCAAGCTCATGAATGCCATCCGTCAGGCTATTGCCGAATCCAAGGACGATGACGACTGGGCACTGGCCGCAAAGGTCTCCCAGCAGATCAGCCGCCGCACTTCCATGTCCCCCAAGAACTTCGGCTATTCCACCTGGCCCAAGCTGATTCACGCCACCGAATCTTTCGAAGAGCGCAAGAACGCCAAGGGTCATCAGGAATTCAAGCTGAAGGTAAAATCCAGTAAGTAA
- a CDS encoding SGNH/GDSL hydrolase family protein, translating to MNGWKMSVNHKRLLPVLLLLLLVACGDDSSSQNFVEPVSKVCGDRTIDRANPPSNYIVLGNSLLLGNGGFGLAASEISKDYFSRIDSAFRSLNPDCIGRRVMAKHTENALSNDELYASISENISPSLSDSNDLVIIQLGDNIDTGEEVTRMKKTVGAIMDTVCVKAPNAKVVWVGEWYSNSRKQKILREVTEDYGVQLIDISDLNVRENQAKVGDIIQYPDVRTQSISYEEYRVYGEDTLFVAFKEDDKLYQTVIFILDHFDNPKSKQLNFVGELGIITDSFAATHPNDQGFELIADRILDGLGFK from the coding sequence ATGAATGGGTGGAAAATGAGTGTGAATCATAAGAGATTATTGCCGGTTCTTTTATTGCTGTTGCTGGTTGCTTGCGGGGATGACTCATCTAGCCAGAACTTTGTGGAGCCCGTTTCAAAGGTTTGTGGGGATCGTACCATCGATCGTGCCAATCCTCCTTCGAATTATATCGTTCTTGGAAATTCCCTCTTGCTTGGCAATGGGGGTTTCGGTCTTGCTGCCAGCGAAATCTCAAAGGATTATTTTTCCAGGATAGATTCTGCCTTTCGTAGTCTGAACCCTGATTGCATAGGTAGGCGGGTGATGGCGAAGCATACGGAAAATGCCCTGAGTAATGATGAACTGTATGCTTCCATTTCGGAAAATATCTCGCCGAGCCTTTCTGACTCCAATGATCTGGTTATTATCCAATTGGGCGATAATATCGATACTGGCGAGGAAGTGACCCGTATGAAGAAGACGGTGGGCGCCATTATGGATACGGTCTGTGTCAAGGCTCCCAACGCCAAGGTAGTCTGGGTGGGGGAATGGTATTCCAATAGCCGCAAACAAAAAATCCTCCGTGAGGTGACGGAGGATTATGGCGTACAGTTGATCGATATCTCGGACTTGAACGTACGGGAAAATCAGGCTAAGGTGGGAGACATCATTCAATATCCGGATGTCCGTACCCAAAGTATTAGCTATGAAGAATATCGTGTCTATGGTGAGGATACTCTGTTTGTCGCCTTCAAGGAAGATGACAAACTATACCAGACGGTTATCTTCATTCTGGACCATTTCGACAATCCTAAATCGAAGCAGCTGAACTTCGTTGGAGAATTGGGGATTATCACGGATTCTTTCGCTGCTACCCATCCTAACGATCAAGGCTTCGAATTGATCGCGGACCGCATTCTGGACGGTCTCGGCTTTAAGTAA
- a CDS encoding DMT family transporter: MQSLITAHICIFLAAASWGLMAPIGKDAMMHGITGLDMVFFRVAGAAVSFWTASLVLKVLRKEPKARPPKKDILKFAGAGLFAIVCNQCCFTVGLSITSPINASIVATSLPIFALISSAIFLKERITLKKILGIGLGLSGALMLVLGSVSANNAKAGNIVGDLLCMTSQCSFAIYLGLFKNLISKYDVITCMKWMFTFSTLMVAPLTLGGVTAIPFAEIAPMTWAETGFVVFGGTFIAYLLMAKAQKALRPTVVAMYNYVQPIVSAVVSVLAGLALFGFSHALAILLIVAGVYTVNSAKTKT, from the coding sequence ATGCAATCCCTAATTACCGCACATATCTGTATTTTTCTTGCGGCAGCCAGCTGGGGCCTGATGGCACCCATCGGGAAAGACGCCATGATGCACGGCATTACGGGCCTGGACATGGTATTCTTCCGTGTGGCAGGGGCCGCAGTCAGCTTTTGGACTGCGTCCCTTGTACTGAAGGTTTTACGCAAGGAACCTAAGGCAAGGCCACCGAAAAAGGACATCCTGAAATTTGCAGGGGCAGGCCTTTTCGCCATCGTCTGCAACCAGTGCTGCTTTACCGTGGGGCTTTCCATTACCTCCCCCATCAACGCTTCCATCGTGGCTACAAGCCTCCCTATTTTCGCACTGATTTCCTCTGCCATCTTCCTGAAGGAAAGAATTACCCTCAAGAAAATTCTGGGCATTGGCCTTGGACTTTCTGGTGCCCTTATGCTAGTGCTGGGAAGCGTTTCTGCCAACAACGCCAAGGCGGGAAATATTGTGGGGGATTTACTTTGTATGACATCCCAGTGCAGTTTCGCAATTTACTTGGGACTATTCAAGAATCTCATTAGCAAGTATGATGTGATTACCTGCATGAAATGGATGTTCACGTTTTCCACCTTGATGGTGGCGCCCCTGACCTTAGGCGGTGTCACGGCCATTCCCTTTGCAGAGATCGCGCCCATGACCTGGGCGGAAACAGGCTTCGTTGTGTTTGGCGGAACCTTCATTGCCTACCTGCTCATGGCAAAAGCACAGAAGGCGTTGCGCCCTACGGTGGTGGCCATGTACAATTATGTTCAGCCCATTGTGTCTGCGGTTGTATCTGTCCTTGCAGGGCTTGCCTTGTTCGGATTCAGTCACGCCCTTGCCATCCTGCTGATCGTAGCGGGCGTGTACACGGTGAACAGCGCAAAAACGAAAACTTGA
- a CDS encoding TIGR03905 family TSCPD domain-containing protein has translation MQTKEFRTSGTCAQLITFDYENGKMYNLKFLGGCNGNLKAIGKLCEGKDMKEIADILEGNTCNGKSTSCADQLAKALREVI, from the coding sequence ATGCAGACTAAGGAATTCAGAACCAGTGGCACCTGCGCACAGCTCATCACTTTCGATTACGAAAACGGCAAGATGTACAACCTGAAGTTTTTGGGTGGCTGCAACGGCAACCTGAAGGCCATCGGCAAGCTCTGCGAAGGCAAGGACATGAAGGAAATCGCCGACATCCTGGAAGGCAACACCTGCAACGGCAAGTCCACTTCCTGCGCAGACCAGCTGGCAAAGGCTCTTCGCGAAGTCATCTAG
- a CDS encoding flavodoxin family protein produces MVKWCVCYSSVTGNTRKLAEVAAETLGADLLNVNEILGLEPRNQTEAVSEYLEEEGSISIDGKCKSLSVAEESKIGEIASKLSKYDCILMGYWLRRGAPDQRAAILLPKISGKKVALFQTHGAYEGSEHTVTAFARAGALLGPDNAILGTFSCQAAVNPALIKRRLEGKVPGHRGEDLESCKKRWADAEKHPDQNDLDRMRTFARRMQAIAER; encoded by the coding sequence ATGGTAAAATGGTGTGTGTGTTATTCCTCGGTTACGGGAAATACCCGTAAGCTAGCTGAGGTTGCTGCCGAAACTTTAGGGGCAGACCTTCTGAACGTAAATGAAATTCTTGGTTTGGAACCGAGAAATCAGACGGAAGCGGTTTCCGAATATCTTGAAGAAGAAGGTTCCATCAGTATCGATGGAAAGTGCAAGTCCCTTTCCGTTGCGGAAGAAAGCAAGATTGGCGAAATTGCATCCAAGTTGTCCAAGTACGATTGCATCCTGATGGGTTACTGGCTGCGCCGTGGCGCACCCGACCAGAGGGCTGCAATCCTTCTCCCGAAAATTTCCGGAAAGAAGGTGGCCCTGTTCCAGACTCATGGCGCCTATGAAGGTAGCGAACATACGGTAACCGCTTTTGCCCGAGCCGGCGCTTTGCTTGGCCCCGACAATGCCATCCTAGGAACATTCAGCTGTCAGGCTGCTGTTAACCCCGCCCTTATCAAGCGTCGCCTGGAAGGTAAAGTTCCCGGTCATCGGGGCGAGGATCTGGAATCCTGCAAGAAGCGCTGGGCCGATGCCGAGAAGCATCCCGACCAAAACGACCTGGACCGCATGCGTACATTCGCCCGCAGGATGCAGGCCATCGCGGAACGTTAA
- the secA gene encoding preprotein translocase subunit SecA, with the protein MSIIDTVLHKVFGTPHERKVKQLRPVIAEINKVRESLESLDDAALAAKSAELREKLKNGSTLDDIKVEAFAVCKEACDRRLGIFNIFKPENNFDFSQLGDLQKYTDAAKAELESGKNEWEVYMPAAVYAKVRELYPNSVKPFRMMPFDVQMIGGLVLHEGAISEMATGEGKTLAAALPVYLNALSGKGVHVVTVNDYLAGRDAKQMGMVYKFLGLTVGLIVNGLDPAQRRESYNSDVTYGTNNEFGFDYLRDNMAVDPSQLVQRELNFCIVDEVDSILIDEARTPLIISGPAEDATDKYAKANEIAKKLVKNKDFGVDEKDKVIQLTSKGVAHIEEILQITNLYGEHADWVHFIDQALKAWHIYTRDVDYIVRDGEIIIVDENTGRLMEGRRYSNGMHQAIEAKENVQIRRENQTLATITFQNYFRMYNKLSGMTGTAETEATEFIKIYNMNTWVIPTNKPCVRQDLQDLVYKTEDEKWKAIVNEIKERHAKGQPLLVGTASIEKSEHLHGLLEKEGIPHEVLNAKNHGREAEIIQYAGHKGKVTIATNMAGRGTDIALGEGVTELGGLHVLGTERHESRRIDNQLRGRSGRQGDNGSSQYFLSLDDNLMRIFGGNNVKSLMTRFGVKDDEVITHPIVSRSIRSAQRRVEGQSFDIRKHLLDYDNVMNEQRKVIYGLRRRILNGEDIREEIMNRIEDACDIKVSQYIAAKSFPEEWKLEDLHTDLQRSMSMEYNLSNEDAVTKTPEIILQEIIDMCKARYDKLSKIIPDQDFRQIERRFLLMTIDQVWKEHLYAMDQLKDAIRFHGYAQKDPLMVYKSEGFKMFEGCMEKIATLTALRILNIRITLPNGMTVSPDQIKLPTPEEIEAAKAAQAAREAAGEQAPAAEESAKAAGLAGQAASSESNAISEEQQAQAAQAESSAEAPAEASSEGAPRVRRTFTDPKVQAARRAIQQSAPKIGRNDMCWCGSGLKYKKCHGKGEGDSED; encoded by the coding sequence ATGAGCATTATTGATACCGTCTTGCATAAGGTTTTCGGTACACCCCACGAACGTAAGGTGAAGCAGCTACGCCCGGTGATTGCAGAAATCAACAAGGTTCGCGAATCCCTGGAATCCCTGGATGACGCAGCCCTTGCAGCAAAGAGCGCCGAACTCCGCGAAAAGCTGAAGAACGGTTCTACTCTGGACGATATCAAGGTTGAAGCATTTGCAGTCTGTAAGGAAGCTTGCGACCGCCGTCTGGGTATCTTCAACATCTTCAAGCCGGAAAACAACTTCGATTTCAGCCAGCTGGGCGACCTCCAGAAGTATACTGACGCTGCCAAGGCCGAACTGGAATCCGGCAAGAATGAATGGGAAGTCTACATGCCTGCTGCAGTTTACGCAAAGGTACGTGAACTTTATCCCAACTCCGTGAAGCCCTTCCGTATGATGCCTTTCGATGTCCAGATGATCGGTGGCCTTGTACTTCACGAAGGCGCTATCTCCGAAATGGCTACGGGTGAAGGTAAGACCCTTGCCGCAGCTCTCCCGGTTTATCTGAATGCTCTTTCCGGTAAGGGTGTCCATGTGGTGACCGTGAACGACTACCTGGCTGGCCGTGACGCCAAGCAGATGGGTATGGTCTATAAGTTCCTGGGTCTCACTGTAGGTCTGATCGTAAACGGCCTCGATCCTGCACAGCGTCGCGAAAGCTATAACTCCGACGTGACCTACGGTACCAACAACGAATTCGGCTTCGACTACCTCCGTGACAACATGGCTGTTGACCCGAGTCAGCTGGTGCAGCGCGAACTGAACTTCTGTATCGTTGACGAAGTGGACTCCATCTTGATCGACGAAGCACGTACCCCGCTTATCATTTCCGGTCCTGCCGAAGACGCTACTGACAAGTATGCCAAGGCAAACGAAATCGCCAAGAAGCTTGTGAAGAACAAGGACTTCGGCGTGGACGAAAAGGACAAGGTCATCCAGCTCACCTCCAAGGGCGTGGCCCATATCGAAGAAATCCTTCAGATCACCAACCTCTATGGCGAACATGCTGACTGGGTTCACTTCATTGACCAGGCCCTCAAGGCATGGCACATCTATACTCGCGATGTGGACTACATCGTTCGTGATGGCGAAATCATCATCGTGGACGAAAACACTGGCCGTCTGATGGAAGGCCGCCGTTACAGCAACGGTATGCACCAGGCTATCGAAGCCAAGGAAAATGTGCAGATCCGTCGCGAGAACCAGACTCTCGCTACCATCACCTTCCAGAACTACTTCCGCATGTATAACAAGCTGTCCGGCATGACCGGTACCGCCGAAACGGAAGCAACGGAATTCATCAAGATCTATAACATGAACACCTGGGTGATTCCCACCAACAAGCCCTGCGTTCGTCAGGACCTGCAGGATCTGGTGTACAAGACCGAAGATGAAAAGTGGAAGGCTATCGTCAATGAAATTAAGGAACGCCACGCCAAGGGTCAGCCCCTCCTGGTTGGTACCGCTTCCATTGAAAAGTCTGAACACCTCCACGGCCTCCTGGAAAAGGAAGGCATTCCTCACGAAGTGCTGAATGCTAAGAACCATGGCCGTGAAGCTGAAATCATCCAGTACGCCGGCCACAAGGGCAAGGTGACCATCGCTACCAACATGGCTGGTCGTGGTACCGATATTGCCCTGGGCGAAGGCGTTACCGAACTGGGCGGTCTCCATGTGCTCGGTACTGAACGTCACGAATCCCGCCGTATCGATAACCAGCTCCGCGGTCGTTCCGGCCGTCAGGGCGATAACGGTTCCAGCCAGTACTTCCTGTCCCTGGATGACAACCTGATGCGTATCTTCGGTGGTAACAACGTGAAGTCCCTCATGACCCGTTTCGGCGTGAAGGATGACGAAGTGATTACTCATCCCATCGTTTCCCGCTCCATCCGTAGCGCACAGCGCCGCGTGGAAGGTCAGAGCTTCGATATCCGTAAGCACTTGCTGGACTACGATAACGTGATGAACGAACAGCGTAAGGTGATTTACGGTCTGCGCCGTCGTATCCTGAACGGTGAAGACATCCGTGAAGAAATCATGAACCGCATCGAAGACGCTTGCGATATCAAGGTTTCCCAGTACATCGCCGCCAAGAGCTTCCCGGAAGAATGGAAGCTGGAAGATCTCCATACGGATCTGCAGCGCTCCATGAGCATGGAATACAACCTGTCCAACGAAGACGCCGTGACCAAGACTCCTGAAATCATCCTTCAGGAAATCATCGACATGTGCAAGGCCCGTTACGACAAGCTCTCCAAGATCATTCCGGATCAGGACTTCCGTCAGATTGAACGTCGCTTCCTCCTCATGACCATCGACCAGGTCTGGAAGGAACATCTGTATGCCATGGACCAGCTGAAGGACGCTATCCGCTTCCACGGTTACGCCCAGAAGGATCCTCTGATGGTTTACAAGAGCGAAGGCTTCAAGATGTTCGAAGGCTGCATGGAAAAGATTGCAACTCTTACCGCCCTGCGCATCCTGAACATCCGCATCACTCTGCCCAACGGTATGACTGTTTCTCCGGACCAGATCAAGCTTCCCACCCCGGAAGAAATCGAAGCTGCCAAGGCTGCACAGGCCGCACGCGAAGCCGCTGGCGAACAGGCTCCCGCAGCAGAAGAAAGCGCAAAGGCTGCAGGTCTCGCAGGCCAGGCCGCTTCTTCTGAATCCAACGCCATTAGCGAGGAACAGCAGGCCCAGGCTGCCCAGGCGGAATCCTCCGCCGAAGCTCCCGCCGAAGCATCTTCCGAAGGCGCACCTCGCGTACGTCGCACCTTCACGGATCCCAAGGTCCAGGCCGCACGCCGCGCCATCCAGCAGTCCGCTCCCAAGATCGGCCGCAATGACATGTGCTGGTGCGGTTCCGGCCTCAAGTACAAGAAGTGCCACGGCAAGGGTGAAGGCGATTCTGAAGATTAA
- a CDS encoding GNAT family N-acetyltransferase encodes MSINSEYTIRQEQPADFSAVENLTREAFWNVYRPGCLEHYVLHCYRSNPGFIPELSLVLEGPGDCGTAAGVEPRREILAHVMFAWSEILVDTGEHLRMMTFGPISVRPDMQRKGLGKMLLDYALERAREMGAGCIAMCGNIQFYGKCGFVAAASKGIRYADDPDGDAPYFLIKELTPGFLDGIRGSYRDPEAYFVDEAAADEFDKQFPPKEKKVLPGQLL; translated from the coding sequence ATGTCTATTAATTCTGAATATACTATCCGACAGGAACAACCTGCCGATTTCTCTGCTGTCGAAAATTTAACCCGCGAGGCTTTCTGGAACGTTTATCGTCCCGGATGTCTTGAGCATTACGTGCTGCACTGCTACAGGAGTAACCCTGGATTTATTCCGGAGTTGAGCCTGGTGCTGGAAGGTCCTGGCGATTGTGGGACTGCCGCTGGAGTAGAACCGCGTCGCGAAATTCTCGCCCATGTGATGTTTGCTTGGAGCGAAATTTTGGTGGACACTGGTGAGCATTTGCGCATGATGACTTTCGGGCCCATCAGCGTCCGTCCGGACATGCAGCGCAAGGGCCTCGGCAAGATGCTGCTGGACTATGCCTTGGAACGTGCCCGCGAAATGGGTGCCGGATGTATCGCCATGTGCGGTAATATCCAGTTCTACGGCAAGTGCGGTTTTGTGGCTGCAGCATCCAAAGGCATCCGCTATGCAGACGACCCCGACGGAGACGCGCCTTACTTCCTCATCAAGGAATTGACGCCCGGTTTTCTGGACGGCATCCGCGGAAGCTATCGCGATCCGGAGGCCTACTTCGTAGATGAAGCCGCTGCCGATGAATTCGATAAGCAGTTCCCGCCCAAGGAAAAGAAGGTACTGCCAGGACAGCTGCTCTGA
- the rbr gene encoding rubrerythrin, with protein MANKYAGTQTEKNLEAAFAGESQARNKYTYFASKAKKDGFEQIAAMFLKTAENEKEHAKMWFKELNGIGDTAENLKAAADGENYEWTDMYEEFAKTAEAEGFDALAKKFRLVGAIEKHHEERYRALLKNVETAAVFEKSEVKVWECRNCGHIVVGTKAPEVCPTCAHPQSYFEVNAENY; from the coding sequence ATGGCAAACAAGTACGCTGGTACCCAGACCGAAAAGAACCTCGAAGCTGCATTCGCAGGCGAATCCCAGGCCCGTAACAAGTACACCTACTTTGCATCCAAGGCAAAGAAGGACGGTTTTGAACAGATCGCCGCAATGTTCCTGAAGACTGCAGAAAACGAAAAGGAACATGCCAAGATGTGGTTCAAGGAACTGAACGGCATCGGTGACACTGCAGAAAACCTGAAGGCCGCAGCCGACGGTGAAAACTACGAATGGACCGACATGTACGAAGAATTTGCAAAGACCGCCGAAGCCGAAGGCTTTGACGCCCTCGCAAAGAAGTTCCGCCTGGTAGGCGCCATCGAAAAGCATCACGAAGAACGTTACCGCGCACTCCTCAAGAACGTGGAAACTGCAGCTGTGTTCGAAAAGAGCGAAGTCAAGGTTTGGGAATGCCGCAACTGCGGTCATATCGTGGTCGGCACCAAGGCTCCCGAAGTCTGCCCCACCTGCGCTCATCCCCAGTCCTACTTCGAAGTCAACGCTGAGAATTACTAA
- a CDS encoding DUF4421 family protein, whose product MFFRFSAALIFALSIGASLSFGAIAEFEKKFPLRFLCNYNFVSFWSSEFNKGAMSSNRPVDVGLGFGYRDLYFDFIYSLPFTTGHDRSKSVAFETGLDFFPGNWWLQTKYRRYSGFTAGGKIDENGDKSEYIFVDLWQRDMYLSALWMATADEYFTPRAAYFLDLKQETSAGSWIVGGRFQSVMAKDHSGYLPFYSHSRETYSTWVDLGYTYSWVYDNGMFINLWGIAGIAIGSDEDASEALLLPEVIAKMAWGSIGETWSWNMVMEMEYMPEVFDHHWEQKLVAAFKILVVRRF is encoded by the coding sequence ATGTTTTTCCGTTTTTCAGCAGCCCTTATTTTTGCCCTTTCCATTGGGGCGAGTCTTTCTTTTGGGGCTATCGCGGAATTCGAGAAAAAGTTCCCCCTGCGATTTTTGTGCAACTACAATTTCGTCTCCTTCTGGAGTAGCGAATTCAACAAGGGTGCCATGAGTTCCAATCGCCCCGTGGATGTGGGTCTTGGATTTGGCTACAGGGATCTGTACTTCGACTTTATCTATTCCCTGCCTTTCACTACAGGCCATGACCGCTCCAAGTCCGTTGCCTTCGAAACGGGTCTGGATTTTTTCCCCGGCAACTGGTGGTTACAGACAAAGTATCGTAGATATAGCGGATTTACCGCTGGGGGAAAAATAGATGAAAATGGCGACAAGTCCGAATACATTTTCGTCGATCTCTGGCAGCGTGACATGTATCTGTCCGCTCTGTGGATGGCCACTGCCGACGAGTACTTTACTCCCCGGGCTGCCTATTTCCTGGACCTGAAACAGGAAACGTCGGCGGGCAGCTGGATTGTGGGTGGCCGCTTTCAGTCCGTCATGGCGAAGGATCATAGCGGGTATCTTCCCTTCTACAGTCATAGCCGTGAGACCTACAGCACCTGGGTGGATCTGGGATACACCTACAGTTGGGTTTATGATAACGGCATGTTTATCAACCTGTGGGGTATTGCGGGCATTGCCATCGGTAGCGACGAGGATGCCAGCGAGGCGCTGCTTCTCCCGGAAGTGATCGCCAAGATGGCCTGGGGAAGTATTGGCGAAACCTGGTCCTGGAATATGGTGATGGAAATGGAATACATGCCCGAGGTGTTCGACCACCATTGGGAACAAAAGCTGGTGGCCGCCTTCAAGATTCTCGTGGTGAGAAGGTTCTAG